A genome region from Maridesulfovibrio salexigens DSM 2638 includes the following:
- the nadB gene encoding L-aspartate oxidase — MQENRMKTEVLIIGSGIAGCISALTIAEKGIEVTLLTPGDDLFTGNTRLAQGGIVYTGPDDSPKKLEKDINTAGWNYNNKKAVRAISKQGPEALKKLLLEKYPVPFQKNEDGEFSLTREGGHAVNRILYCADHTGQSIMDVLIKHVAAHPYIRVCSNRTAIDLLTNHHHARQNEFKYSLSNKCLGAYVYNESRNMVETFLADFTVLATGGLGQIYLHTTNTPGSIGSGIAMANRAKARVINAEMVQFHPTSFFQRVRTRASRRFLISEAVRGEGAKLINCYGEPFMHRYDPRGDLAPRDIVTRSILEEMLRTKEECVYLDAANHVKQDLPTRFPTIYGKCLDNGIDINNQPIPVVPAAHYFCGGVLVDEKGKSTLDRLYAIGECSCTGVHGGNRLASTSLLEGMLWGYTSGEDIAARLERKSRIPKKLLNAVPDWETPGSNENEDPALIAQDWAFIRNVMWNYVGITRSTARLNRAIDDLQNLNRNLRSFYKRTPISRPIIDLFHGCQSALTVTVSALRNKQSVGCHYRID; from the coding sequence ATGCAGGAAAACCGAATGAAAACTGAAGTTTTGATTATCGGATCAGGTATCGCCGGATGTATATCAGCTCTGACGATAGCAGAAAAAGGTATTGAAGTTACTTTATTAACCCCGGGGGATGATCTTTTCACCGGTAATACGAGGCTGGCCCAAGGCGGAATCGTATATACCGGCCCGGACGATTCTCCTAAAAAACTCGAAAAGGATATCAACACAGCCGGTTGGAATTACAACAACAAGAAAGCTGTGCGAGCTATTTCAAAGCAAGGCCCGGAAGCCTTGAAAAAGCTCCTGCTGGAAAAATACCCGGTTCCTTTTCAGAAAAATGAAGATGGCGAATTCAGCCTGACCCGCGAAGGCGGACACGCTGTTAACCGCATCTTATACTGTGCAGATCATACAGGACAGTCGATCATGGATGTGCTTATTAAGCATGTCGCTGCTCATCCTTATATCCGGGTCTGCTCTAACAGAACCGCCATCGACCTTTTGACCAACCATCACCATGCCCGCCAGAATGAGTTCAAGTATTCCTTGAGCAATAAATGTCTAGGCGCATACGTGTATAATGAGTCACGGAACATGGTGGAAACCTTTTTGGCTGATTTCACAGTTCTTGCCACAGGTGGATTGGGGCAGATTTATCTGCACACCACCAACACTCCCGGTTCCATCGGGTCCGGTATAGCCATGGCCAACCGTGCCAAAGCAAGAGTTATCAATGCTGAAATGGTCCAGTTCCACCCCACTTCTTTCTTTCAAAGGGTACGCACAAGAGCCAGTCGCCGCTTCCTGATTTCAGAAGCTGTGCGCGGTGAAGGAGCAAAACTTATTAACTGCTACGGTGAACCGTTCATGCACCGCTATGATCCCCGTGGCGATCTTGCTCCCCGTGATATTGTCACCCGCTCCATCCTTGAGGAAATGCTCAGGACTAAGGAAGAGTGCGTTTATCTTGATGCAGCAAATCATGTTAAGCAGGATCTGCCCACAAGATTTCCGACCATTTACGGTAAATGCCTTGATAACGGGATCGATATCAACAATCAGCCTATCCCGGTTGTACCTGCGGCGCACTACTTCTGCGGCGGTGTGCTGGTGGATGAAAAAGGTAAATCAACATTGGATCGCCTTTACGCCATCGGCGAATGCTCCTGCACCGGAGTGCACGGCGGTAACCGCCTTGCCAGCACATCCCTGCTGGAAGGTATGCTTTGGGGCTACACTTCAGGTGAAGACATTGCCGCCCGTCTGGAAAGAAAATCCAGAATTCCCAAAAAACTGCTTAACGCGGTTCCTGATTGGGAAACACCGGGCTCCAATGAAAACGAAGACCCGGCTCTCATTGCACAGGACTGGGCCTTTATCCGTAACGTCATGTGGAACTATGTGGGCATCACCCGCTCCACCGCCCGTTTGAATCGGGCCATCGACGATTTACAAAATCTGAATCGCAACCTGCGGTCATTTTATAAGCGCACGCCAATCAGCAGGCCGATCATCGACCTGTTCCACGGTTGTCAATCTGCCTTGACCGTCACGGTTTCGGCACTACGCAATAAACAAAGCGTAGGCTGTCATTATCGCATAGATTAA
- the rpsT gene encoding 30S ribosomal protein S20, which yields MANHKSALKRHRQSIKRNLRNNMVRTRIKNVVKEVRSAVEANDTELAATALRKATSVLDKAATKKVIHARAAARRISRLSAAVNKMA from the coding sequence TTGGCGAACCATAAATCCGCACTCAAAAGGCACCGTCAGAGCATTAAGCGTAACCTGCGTAACAACATGGTACGTACCCGTATCAAAAACGTTGTAAAAGAAGTTCGTTCCGCTGTTGAAGCTAACGACACCGAACTCGCAGCAACCGCACTGCGCAAGGCTACTTCTGTCCTTGATAAGGCAGCTACCAAAAAGGTTATCCACGCTCGTGCAGCAGCACGCAGGATTTCCCGCCTCAGCGCAGCCGTTAACAAAATGGCTTAG
- the nadC gene encoding carboxylating nicotinate-nucleotide diphosphorylase, which translates to MTENAFNDFFQAEAKMFLLATIRIALSEDGPDLTSMGLFEQDDIATAQIIAKEDTVISGLPLINLILEFADQENKCQVHLNVDEGDKISKGTLIAAIQGPAGLLLKAERVILNFISHMSGIATETRKYVDALDHSETILLDTRKTLPGLRYPEKYAVLCGGAKNHRLNLVEMLMLKDNHIDRAGSITAAVEKLRAKYGEDCPPIEVECRNQDEVDEAVATKVERIMLDNMTFDEAKAAIATIPDEIETEISGNVTLETIAKLAEAGPDYISVGRITHSAKCSDMSMQIIPM; encoded by the coding sequence ATGACAGAAAACGCATTTAACGACTTCTTTCAGGCCGAAGCAAAAATGTTCCTTCTGGCCACCATAAGAATAGCTTTAAGCGAAGACGGCCCGGACTTGACCTCAATGGGTCTGTTTGAGCAGGATGACATTGCAACTGCTCAGATCATCGCTAAAGAAGATACTGTAATTTCCGGACTGCCCCTTATCAACTTGATTCTTGAATTTGCAGATCAAGAAAACAAATGTCAGGTGCATCTTAATGTGGATGAGGGAGATAAAATCTCCAAGGGAACACTTATCGCGGCCATTCAAGGTCCCGCCGGCCTGCTCCTCAAGGCTGAACGTGTCATCCTGAACTTCATTTCCCACATGTCCGGTATCGCGACTGAAACCCGTAAATACGTAGACGCGCTGGATCATAGCGAGACTATCCTCCTCGATACCCGCAAGACCCTCCCCGGCCTGCGTTACCCTGAAAAATACGCTGTCCTTTGCGGCGGAGCCAAAAACCACCGCCTGAATCTGGTGGAAATGCTCATGCTTAAGGACAACCACATTGACCGCGCCGGATCAATCACAGCCGCCGTGGAAAAACTCCGTGCCAAATATGGCGAAGACTGCCCGCCGATTGAGGTGGAATGCCGCAATCAGGATGAAGTAGATGAAGCTGTGGCTACCAAAGTCGAACGCATCATGCTCGACAACATGACCTTTGATGAAGCAAAAGCAGCCATCGCTACAATTCCCGATGAAATTGAAACTGAGATCAGCGGAAACGTGACCCTTGAAACTATTGCCAAACTTGCAGAAGCAGGTCCGGATTACATATCCGTGGGCAGGATCACTCACTCTGCAAAATGTTCAGACATGAGCATGCAGATCATACCGATGTAG
- the glyS gene encoding glycine--tRNA ligase subunit beta: MADFILEIGIEEMPARFVPRLGLDIKDIFSSLLEEKMIDNASVETYATPRRLTVFVKDMAAVQRKVEEEVSGPPARIAYDADGNPTKALTGFVKSQGIALEDVYTLETDKGDYLAAKKTVGGGETIDILPEICVTAIKKLSFPKKMKWGNLDFAFGRPLRWLLCLFGTDVVEFEMAGMPSGRQTYGHRVMGAGPWEVASADDYFDVIKEKSSVIISPEARGEHVRKEGDKLASELKGSVVWKDSLLEEVSNLVELPVPIIGNFDESFLELPKEVLLTSMESHQKCFGIQKEDGELLPHFLCTLNLVPTDVELVRKGWEKVLRARLEDGRFFWKNDLKTDFDTWLDKLDNVVFLGPLGSMGDKSRRMERLAALIAGKTDASLQTEMARAGRLAKADLVSEMVNEFDKLQGKMGGIYASKCGEDDVVCKALYEQYLPAGPESPVPSTLGGVIVSMSDKADTLVGCFGLNKIPTGANDTYALRRAALGIVRMIIQYDLRVDILEIMDMAFEGYSKDIKWKLEKSELLEKLGEFISNRLRAYFTGKGYETRVVDAALGAGYRDVTALKARVEALAEFAKADGFEQAVLTFKRAANIIKKQGSEQGVSLTGGFEVDKLEEAQEKELATKLDETAARFEELWENDEFSKLFAILGELRPYVDDFFDNVMVICEDKGLRMNRLNLLKALVDRLSRLADFGALQV, encoded by the coding sequence ATGGCCGATTTTATACTCGAAATTGGAATTGAAGAGATGCCCGCCCGCTTTGTTCCCCGGCTGGGTCTCGATATTAAAGATATTTTCAGCTCTCTTCTTGAAGAGAAAATGATTGATAACGCAAGTGTCGAAACTTACGCCACTCCGCGCCGCCTGACTGTATTTGTTAAAGATATGGCTGCAGTTCAGAGAAAGGTTGAAGAAGAAGTTTCCGGTCCTCCGGCACGAATTGCATATGATGCTGACGGCAATCCCACCAAAGCTCTCACCGGTTTTGTAAAATCTCAGGGTATCGCTCTTGAAGATGTTTACACCCTCGAGACTGACAAAGGTGATTACCTCGCTGCTAAGAAGACCGTTGGCGGTGGCGAAACTATCGATATCCTGCCTGAGATTTGCGTCACTGCGATTAAAAAGCTTTCTTTCCCCAAGAAAATGAAATGGGGTAACCTTGATTTCGCTTTCGGACGTCCGCTGCGCTGGCTGCTTTGTCTGTTCGGTACTGACGTTGTTGAATTCGAAATGGCTGGTATGCCTTCCGGTCGCCAGACATACGGTCACCGTGTAATGGGTGCCGGACCTTGGGAAGTTGCTTCTGCAGATGACTACTTTGATGTGATCAAAGAGAAGTCTTCCGTAATTATTTCCCCTGAAGCAAGGGGAGAGCACGTCCGCAAGGAAGGTGACAAACTTGCTTCCGAACTCAAAGGTTCTGTTGTCTGGAAAGATTCCCTGCTGGAAGAGGTCAGCAACCTTGTTGAGCTTCCTGTTCCCATCATCGGTAACTTTGATGAATCTTTCCTCGAACTTCCCAAGGAAGTTCTGCTGACCAGTATGGAAAGCCATCAGAAATGTTTCGGTATTCAGAAAGAAGACGGCGAACTTCTCCCGCACTTCCTGTGTACCCTGAACCTTGTTCCCACTGATGTGGAGCTTGTCCGTAAGGGTTGGGAAAAAGTTTTGCGCGCAAGACTGGAAGATGGACGCTTCTTCTGGAAGAACGACCTTAAGACCGATTTCGACACATGGCTTGATAAGCTGGACAACGTCGTATTCCTCGGTCCCTTGGGCTCAATGGGTGATAAATCCCGCAGGATGGAGCGTCTTGCCGCACTGATCGCCGGCAAAACCGATGCTTCCCTGCAGACCGAGATGGCCCGTGCCGGTCGTCTTGCCAAGGCCGATCTCGTTTCCGAGATGGTTAACGAGTTTGATAAACTTCAGGGTAAAATGGGCGGCATCTATGCTTCCAAATGCGGCGAAGATGACGTAGTATGTAAAGCCCTGTACGAACAGTACCTGCCTGCCGGACCGGAAAGCCCTGTGCCTTCCACCCTTGGCGGTGTTATTGTTTCCATGTCCGATAAGGCTGACACTCTGGTCGGTTGCTTCGGTCTTAATAAGATCCCCACTGGCGCAAACGATACCTACGCGCTGCGGCGCGCCGCTCTGGGTATCGTGCGCATGATTATACAGTATGACTTGAGAGTAGACATTCTTGAAATCATGGATATGGCCTTTGAAGGTTACTCCAAAGATATCAAGTGGAAGCTTGAAAAGTCTGAACTCCTTGAAAAACTTGGAGAGTTCATTTCCAACAGACTCCGTGCCTACTTCACAGGTAAAGGCTATGAAACAAGGGTTGTTGATGCAGCTCTTGGTGCCGGCTACCGTGATGTAACTGCTCTTAAGGCAAGAGTCGAAGCGTTGGCTGAATTCGCTAAGGCTGACGGTTTTGAACAGGCGGTGCTTACTTTCAAACGCGCAGCCAACATCATCAAGAAGCAGGGCAGTGAGCAAGGTGTGTCGCTCACCGGCGGTTTCGAAGTTGATAAGTTGGAAGAAGCGCAGGAGAAAGAACTTGCTACCAAGCTTGATGAAACTGCTGCCCGTTTCGAGGAACTCTGGGAAAATGACGAGTTCTCTAAGCTGTTCGCAATCCTCGGCGAACTGCGTCCCTACGTTGATGACTTCTTTGATAATGTAATGGTTATCTGCGAAGACAAGGGCCTTAGAATGAACCGTCTCAACCTGCTTAAAGCTCTGGTAGACAGGCTTAGCAGGCTGGCTGATTTCGGCGCACTGCAGGTTTAA
- the mgtE gene encoding magnesium transporter has product MANPKGIPEPLRRWQEHGKGRAGEVDQRVIDAMHPADAADHIEELGLEEQVKFIKQLPIRDAADSIAEMEKYDQRELIERLNVGMAARILEIMSPDDATDILEELDDDLRETLLRQIKAEDREEISTLLTFDPDTAGGVMTTEVAIVRDNMTVDQAIAEIRKEAEDKSIPYYAYVVGRRNQLVGVVSMRDLLISRAGKMLTELTSNQHLISVNYNVDKEEVARLIAHYNFGAMPVTDFDHRFLGVVTVDDVIDIINEEASEDMQSMVGAGTDETVDSPWGYSVKKRLPWLVINVANSAVSAWVVHLFEGNIAKMAMLAVLMPIVANQAGNTGQQALAVMIRQFATEKFDRKKSWEAVLREFKIGLANGICIALLVLAAVFMLTSNYTLAMVMAGALFIDMVLGAVVGGAIPIILKEFGRDPAQASSIFLTTITDSFGFLSLLGLAGLFLL; this is encoded by the coding sequence ATGGCTAATCCAAAAGGTATACCCGAACCATTACGGCGGTGGCAGGAACACGGCAAAGGACGCGCAGGAGAAGTAGACCAGCGCGTTATCGATGCTATGCACCCTGCGGATGCTGCTGATCATATTGAAGAACTTGGTCTGGAAGAACAGGTCAAGTTCATTAAGCAGTTGCCTATTCGTGATGCAGCTGACTCCATTGCTGAGATGGAAAAATATGATCAGCGGGAACTCATTGAACGACTGAATGTCGGGATGGCCGCTAGGATTCTTGAAATAATGTCCCCGGATGATGCCACGGACATTCTTGAAGAACTTGATGATGATCTGCGGGAAACCCTTTTGCGTCAGATCAAAGCTGAAGACAGGGAAGAAATTTCAACCCTGCTGACCTTTGATCCTGACACAGCCGGTGGTGTTATGACCACCGAAGTAGCCATCGTCCGCGATAATATGACCGTTGATCAGGCTATCGCGGAAATCCGCAAGGAAGCGGAAGATAAGAGTATTCCTTACTATGCATACGTTGTCGGCCGCCGCAACCAGCTGGTTGGTGTTGTTTCTATGCGCGACCTGCTTATTTCCCGTGCAGGCAAGATGCTTACCGAGTTGACCAGTAACCAGCACCTTATTTCCGTCAACTATAACGTGGATAAAGAGGAAGTAGCCCGGCTTATCGCGCACTATAATTTTGGCGCTATGCCCGTTACCGATTTTGATCACCGCTTTCTCGGGGTTGTCACTGTTGATGATGTCATTGACATTATTAATGAAGAGGCCAGTGAGGATATGCAGTCAATGGTTGGTGCGGGTACAGACGAAACTGTTGATTCTCCCTGGGGATATTCAGTTAAGAAACGTCTGCCCTGGCTTGTTATCAACGTTGCCAACTCCGCGGTTTCCGCATGGGTGGTTCACTTATTCGAAGGAAATATCGCAAAGATGGCAATGCTGGCAGTGCTTATGCCTATTGTTGCCAATCAGGCAGGCAATACCGGGCAGCAGGCTCTGGCAGTTATGATCCGCCAATTTGCTACAGAAAAATTTGACCGTAAAAAATCATGGGAAGCGGTTTTACGCGAATTCAAGATCGGTCTTGCCAACGGAATTTGCATTGCACTTTTGGTGTTGGCTGCCGTGTTCATGCTTACAAGCAATTATACATTGGCAATGGTTATGGCCGGAGCGTTATTTATTGATATGGTTTTAGGCGCAGTGGTTGGCGGCGCAATCCCGATTATTCTTAAAGAGTTCGGACGTGACCCGGCGCAGGCTTCTTCGATTTTTCTTACTACCATTACGGATAGTTTCGGATTTTTGTCACTACTTGGCCTTGCCGGACTGTTCCTGCTTTAG
- the trkA gene encoding Trk system potassium transporter TrkA → MRVIIVGAGEVGFNVARRLSGENKDVVVIDMNPKALSKVSDSLDVQTIQGSGSSPEILEEAGVREADIFLAVTDKDEINLIATFLANKLKPGIIKLARIRNEDYTKYSDMFSEGDLRIDTIINPDEEVVESILRVMSVPGSVEINDFVGGKVRLIGVKLPDDSPLEGVQLMKVREQLGEDIDVVIAALVRDDELIIPGGLDTIEKGDIVYFTCMRDQQDELLQRAGILSDPIRKVLIVGGGNVGSLLARALDNKKYHTRLIDNNADRCADLSEALDRVIVLNGDGTDQDLLNEENVGELDMVISVTGDEEMNILSCLLAKNLGARKTITRINKFAYIPLIQPIGIDHLVCPRLSAINSILHFVRQGKVISAVSIKGEEAEALEAIAQEQSDIVGKPIMELNLPKGTLILCFQRGDDVIIPTGLTVIEPNDRLLIISTHKNIPKIEKALTTKLELY, encoded by the coding sequence TTGAGAGTTATCATAGTAGGCGCCGGGGAAGTTGGCTTTAATGTTGCCAGGCGTCTTTCCGGTGAGAACAAGGATGTTGTCGTAATTGACATGAATCCGAAAGCTCTTAGCAAGGTTTCCGATTCTCTAGATGTCCAGACGATTCAAGGGTCCGGTTCAAGTCCTGAAATTCTGGAAGAAGCCGGAGTGCGTGAAGCTGATATTTTTCTGGCAGTGACGGACAAGGATGAAATCAATCTCATCGCAACTTTTCTCGCCAACAAGCTCAAACCCGGTATCATTAAGCTGGCTCGTATCAGGAACGAGGACTACACAAAGTATTCCGATATGTTTTCTGAAGGAGATTTGCGTATTGATACTATCATCAACCCGGATGAAGAGGTTGTTGAATCCATCCTGCGGGTTATGAGTGTTCCCGGTTCAGTTGAAATCAACGATTTTGTAGGTGGCAAGGTGCGGCTGATCGGGGTCAAGCTGCCTGACGACAGCCCCCTTGAAGGCGTCCAGCTTATGAAAGTCCGTGAGCAGCTGGGTGAAGATATTGATGTTGTTATTGCCGCTCTTGTCAGGGACGATGAGCTGATTATTCCCGGTGGTCTGGATACCATTGAGAAGGGCGATATCGTCTACTTTACCTGCATGCGAGACCAACAGGACGAACTTCTTCAACGTGCCGGAATTCTTTCAGATCCTATCCGAAAAGTACTGATTGTCGGTGGTGGTAATGTCGGTTCCTTATTGGCCCGCGCTCTGGACAATAAAAAATATCATACTCGCCTCATTGATAATAATGCCGATCGTTGCGCTGATTTATCTGAGGCCCTTGATCGTGTAATTGTTCTCAATGGTGATGGAACAGATCAGGATCTTCTTAACGAGGAAAATGTCGGCGAACTGGATATGGTTATTTCTGTAACCGGTGATGAGGAAATGAATATTCTTTCCTGTTTGCTGGCTAAGAACCTCGGTGCGCGTAAAACTATCACCCGAATCAATAAATTTGCCTACATTCCTCTGATTCAACCCATCGGCATTGACCATCTGGTTTGCCCGCGTCTTTCTGCGATTAACTCAATTCTGCATTTTGTTCGTCAGGGTAAGGTTATTTCCGCGGTTTCCATCAAGGGTGAAGAGGCAGAAGCCCTTGAAGCCATTGCGCAGGAGCAGTCCGATATTGTGGGTAAGCCGATTATGGAACTGAATCTCCCCAAAGGGACTCTTATTCTCTGTTTTCAACGCGGTGATGATGTTATTATTCCTACAGGCTTGACTGTGATTGAGCCGAATGACCGGTTGCTTATTATTTCCACTCACAAGAATATACCTAAAATTGAAAAGGCTCTCACCACCAAGCTGGAGCTTTATTAA
- a CDS encoding TrkH family potassium uptake protein, with protein sequence MRWKIVLHIIGALTLCVGLTMLFPLGFSLYYQDAGILPLLKSFGLTCFSGLALFLIFRDREEAKGLSHREGMAIVALGWVFAGFFGSLPFYFGDVFTSYVDCFFESLSGFTTTGASVMMDIEKNAKGILFWRSLTHWLGGMGIIVLSLAILPFLGVGGMQLYKAEVPGPVPDKLKPRIKDTALVLWKVYVLFSAIEAVLLMLGGMDLFDSLCHTFGTLATGGFSTKNSSVAYFQSAYIDYVITFFMLVAAVNFSLHYQMIKGRPLLLWKDPEFRFFGVVTLIIVGIITISVYSATNYDSIADSFRYTSFQVASIISTTGYATADYEIWPAVAQGLLLFCMFLGGCAGSTSGGMKHLRIMLLLKQAYQEVFRIIHPRSVNRVKLGKTVVKPETMNDILGFFVLWLLLFVICGLIVAATGVDVVSSFAASLACIGNIGPGIGSVGPTENYAHIPELGKWALIFCMLLGRLEIYTVIVLCVPEFWRK encoded by the coding sequence ATGCGCTGGAAAATAGTTCTGCATATTATTGGTGCCTTGACGCTTTGCGTAGGGCTGACCATGCTTTTCCCCTTGGGATTTTCCCTTTATTATCAGGATGCAGGAATTCTGCCCCTGCTTAAATCTTTCGGGCTTACCTGTTTCAGCGGGCTGGCTTTGTTTTTGATTTTCAGGGATCGCGAAGAAGCCAAGGGACTCAGTCATCGTGAAGGCATGGCGATTGTTGCGCTTGGATGGGTGTTTGCAGGTTTTTTCGGAAGCCTGCCATTTTATTTCGGTGATGTGTTCACCAGTTATGTCGATTGTTTTTTTGAATCCCTCTCCGGTTTCACCACTACCGGTGCTTCAGTAATGATGGATATTGAGAAGAATGCCAAAGGCATCCTTTTCTGGCGCAGCTTGACTCACTGGTTGGGCGGAATGGGGATCATCGTGCTTTCGCTGGCGATCTTGCCTTTCCTTGGAGTAGGGGGGATGCAGCTCTACAAGGCGGAAGTTCCCGGACCCGTTCCGGATAAACTTAAGCCGCGCATCAAAGACACTGCGCTGGTACTTTGGAAAGTTTACGTCCTCTTCTCCGCCATTGAAGCGGTTCTGCTTATGCTTGGCGGAATGGATTTGTTCGACTCCCTTTGTCATACTTTCGGAACCCTTGCTACCGGCGGATTTTCCACCAAAAACTCATCTGTGGCGTATTTCCAGAGTGCTTATATCGATTATGTAATTACATTTTTTATGCTTGTTGCGGCTGTAAACTTCAGCCTTCATTACCAGATGATCAAGGGACGTCCTTTACTGCTTTGGAAAGACCCGGAGTTCAGATTTTTTGGAGTCGTCACGCTTATCATCGTAGGAATCATAACCATTTCTGTTTATTCAGCTACCAATTATGATTCTATAGCGGATTCATTTCGCTACACTTCATTTCAGGTTGCATCCATCATCAGTACAACCGGATATGCAACTGCCGACTACGAAATCTGGCCCGCAGTTGCACAGGGATTGCTGCTTTTCTGTATGTTTCTTGGAGGTTGTGCCGGATCGACCAGTGGCGGAATGAAGCATCTGCGTATTATGCTGCTTTTGAAGCAGGCATATCAGGAAGTTTTCCGCATCATTCATCCACGCTCAGTAAACAGAGTCAAGCTTGGAAAGACCGTGGTTAAGCCTGAAACCATGAACGATATCCTTGGATTCTTCGTGCTTTGGTTGCTGCTTTTCGTTATCTGCGGTTTGATTGTTGCTGCCACCGGTGTGGATGTGGTTTCCTCTTTTGCAGCATCTCTGGCTTGCATCGGAAACATTGGTCCCGGTATCGGAAGTGTCGGCCCCACAGAGAACTATGCTCATATCCCGGAACTGGGGAAATGGGCACTCATTTTCTGTATGTTACTGGGCCGTCTTGAAATTTATACCGTGATCGTACTTTGTGTTCCTGAGTTCTGGAGAAAGTAA
- the nadA gene encoding quinolinate synthase NadA, translating into MYSDIIAEQKEKYGKRLAILGHHYQSDEIIKHTDLKGDSLELARQIEKLEADYIVFCGVHFMAESAAIVRKENQKIFIPDASAGCVMANMAPAWLVDKVLTRIINETGRKIIPLAYVNTPAAVKTVCGKHGGTVCTSANAEKMLRWAQEQGDAVLFLPDKNLAMNTANTLGIAPEKRMLLNIRSLGTQIDVKETMDKELLIWPGLCAIHQRFKMSQIEDFREKYPDCKVIVHPECPPELVEASDGAGSTSYLIKYVNEAPEGSTIVIGTETNLVNRLKDMFPEKNILPLGISFCSNMAKITEKNLAELLQNLETAAYEDVSDEIREPARLALERMLEVCK; encoded by the coding sequence ATGTATTCGGATATTATTGCTGAACAAAAGGAAAAATATGGCAAAAGACTGGCGATTCTGGGACACCATTACCAGTCTGATGAAATCATAAAACATACCGATCTCAAGGGCGATTCTTTAGAATTAGCCCGTCAGATCGAGAAGTTGGAAGCAGACTACATTGTATTCTGCGGTGTCCACTTCATGGCTGAATCCGCTGCAATCGTACGTAAGGAAAATCAAAAGATTTTCATTCCCGATGCCAGCGCAGGCTGTGTCATGGCTAATATGGCTCCGGCATGGCTGGTGGATAAGGTGCTGACCAGAATTATTAACGAGACTGGAAGAAAAATCATTCCGCTCGCCTACGTTAATACTCCTGCTGCGGTAAAAACCGTTTGCGGTAAACACGGAGGAACTGTCTGCACTTCAGCCAATGCTGAGAAAATGCTCCGCTGGGCGCAGGAACAAGGAGACGCAGTTCTCTTCCTGCCGGATAAAAACCTTGCAATGAACACTGCGAACACTTTGGGCATAGCTCCTGAGAAACGCATGCTCCTTAACATCCGTTCCCTTGGAACACAGATTGATGTTAAAGAAACAATGGACAAAGAACTGCTGATCTGGCCCGGCCTCTGTGCTATTCATCAGCGTTTCAAGATGTCTCAGATTGAGGATTTCCGCGAGAAATATCCCGATTGCAAAGTGATTGTTCACCCTGAATGCCCGCCCGAATTGGTAGAAGCTTCCGATGGTGCCGGCTCCACTTCATATCTCATTAAATATGTGAATGAAGCACCTGAAGGTTCCACCATAGTAATCGGGACGGAAACCAACCTCGTCAACAGGTTGAAAGATATGTTCCCCGAAAAGAACATCCTTCCGTTGGGCATTAGCTTTTGCAGCAACATGGCTAAAATCACAGAAAAAAATCTTGCTGAACTTCTCCAGAATCTGGAAACAGCTGCCTATGAAGATGTTTCCGATGAAATCCGGGAACCGGCAAGACTCGCTCTCGAAAGAATGCTCGAAGTCTGCAAATAA